From the genome of Phyllostomus discolor isolate MPI-MPIP mPhyDis1 chromosome 12, mPhyDis1.pri.v3, whole genome shotgun sequence, one region includes:
- the CNEP1R1 gene encoding nuclear envelope phosphatase-regulatory subunit 1, translated as MNSLEQAEDLKAFERRLTEYIHCLQPATGRWRMLLIVVSVCTATGAWNWLIDPETQKVSFLTSLWNHPFFTISCITLIGLFFAGIHKRVVAPSIIAARCRTVLAEYNMSCDDTGKLILKPRPHVQ; from the exons ATGAACTCGCTGGAGCAGGCGGAAG ATCTCAAGGCTTTTGAGAGGAGACTCACCGAGTACATTCACTGTTTGCAACCTGCCACCGGACGCTGGAGAA TGCTTCTTATAGTGGTATCTGTGTGTACGGCTACTGGTGCCTGGAACTGGTTAATAGACCCCGAGACGCAAAAG GTGTCCTTCCTCACGTCGCTGTGGAACCACCCGTTCTTCACCATCAGCTGCATCACCCTGATCGGCCTGTTCTTCGCCGGCATACACAAGAGGGTCGTGGCCCCGTCCAT CATAGCCGCCCGGTGCCGGACCGTGCTGGCGGAGTACAACATGTCCTGTGACGAC acgGGAAAGCTGATCCTGAAGCCTAGGCCTCACGTCCAGTGA